One genomic region from Mesorhizobium terrae encodes:
- a CDS encoding ABC transporter substrate-binding protein, with protein sequence MAPDSTSHTGWIDRAAAFALTAGLALVAFAGAARAGEAPRRVVSTNVCTDQMAMLLAADGQLHSVSYLAADPNTSVLVDEAQRFAINHGLAEEVFLMQPDLVLAGSYTTRATVGLLRRLGIRVEEFAPETSFDDVKAGLRRMGDMLGRRNRAEALVAELDRKLAAARAKAHPDITVATYYANAYTSGAGTLVDAVVTASGLTNLATRLGMSGTQQLPLELLVMARPDMLVDSEARYAAPALAQQTFVHPAYRTLAAETGSISVPARYTICGTPFTAEAVQLLVEAASDHSGAEKP encoded by the coding sequence ATGGCACCAGACAGCACAAGCCACACCGGCTGGATCGACCGTGCCGCCGCCTTTGCACTGACAGCGGGCCTTGCCCTCGTCGCGTTTGCCGGCGCGGCGCGCGCCGGCGAGGCGCCGCGACGCGTCGTCTCGACGAATGTCTGCACCGACCAGATGGCAATGCTGTTGGCCGCCGACGGCCAGCTTCATTCCGTTTCCTATCTTGCCGCCGATCCCAACACCTCGGTGCTGGTGGACGAAGCACAGCGCTTCGCGATCAATCACGGATTGGCCGAGGAAGTGTTCCTGATGCAGCCGGACCTCGTTCTTGCCGGCAGCTATACGACGCGAGCGACGGTCGGCCTGCTCAGGAGGCTCGGTATCCGCGTTGAGGAATTCGCGCCCGAAACCTCCTTCGACGACGTCAAGGCGGGCCTCAGGCGGATGGGCGACATGCTCGGCCGCCGCAACCGCGCCGAGGCGCTGGTGGCCGAGCTCGACCGCAAGCTGGCCGCAGCCAGGGCCAAGGCGCATCCCGACATCACCGTCGCTACCTATTACGCCAATGCCTACACCTCCGGCGCCGGCACCCTGGTCGACGCGGTGGTAACCGCGTCGGGCCTGACCAATCTCGCCACCAGGCTTGGCATGTCCGGAACCCAGCAATTGCCGCTGGAGTTGCTGGTCATGGCCAGGCCGGACATGCTGGTCGACAGCGAGGCGCGCTACGCCGCGCCGGCCCTTGCCCAGCAGACCTTTGTCCACCCCGCCTACAGAACGCTGGCGGCGGAAACCGGCAGCATTTCCGTGCCGGCCAGATACACGATCTGCGGCACCCCGTTCACGGCGGAGGCAGTGCAATTGCTTGTCGAGGCGGCCAGCGATCATTCGGGAGCCGAAAAGCCATGA
- a CDS encoding TonB-dependent receptor domain-containing protein: MKKTVFLAGAVALASTNHAGAQDDNDRGDVTMLDRIVVTTPLRRETTLERSTSSVTVIDARSIERSAAPDLPSLLKAYTGVSIITYGGQGAGANLYLRGMSASQTLVLVNGVRASSVTTGTASLGNIPLDSIERIEIAKGAHSAQYGSDAMGGVVNIITKQGGPCADGRDSSASITTGVSHPWGGTLSGNLRGRNASGVDYSIGGSVIGTRGYDFTTPTAWGHEPDDDGFLLGSINASLSKQFDWGRIYGDALISRSRGQYDASYPDANEVDTTSFVGKLGAEIKHAEDWISTIELSNSVDRSRNFRDGVAGDSRFNSSRYGIFASTQKGFDTGAMSHVLTSGVEAYREQVDSTVKFDVTARTLAAVFSQYSLSYDALTIDSGIRYDHNGQFGGATTYNVGASYEILPDVTLRSSYATGFRAPSFNELYYPGYSNPDLKPEKSKSYEVGLNWRAGADTSLDLAFYQTWLADAIASNPPTYRPFNVAKARITGFEAALDHRFNTEWAGKVTVDVREPLNQDNGKYIPYRDRFKATAEITYSPTEQLDLTARLLYGAARYANAANTVKLPDYVTMDFTALYALDARSQVKFAVENLFDAEYSTVTDYRAPGRTFNLSFTRTF, from the coding sequence GTGAAAAAGACTGTTTTCCTGGCCGGCGCAGTGGCGCTGGCTTCGACGAACCATGCCGGCGCGCAGGACGATAATGACCGCGGCGACGTCACGATGCTCGACCGCATCGTGGTCACCACACCGCTGAGACGCGAAACCACGCTGGAGCGCTCGACTTCCTCGGTGACTGTGATCGATGCCAGGAGCATCGAACGCTCGGCCGCGCCCGATCTGCCCTCGCTGCTGAAAGCCTATACAGGCGTTTCCATCATCACCTATGGCGGTCAGGGTGCCGGCGCCAATCTTTATCTGCGTGGCATGTCAGCCAGCCAGACGCTGGTGCTGGTCAATGGCGTCCGGGCGAGTTCTGTCACCACCGGCACCGCCTCGCTCGGCAACATCCCGCTCGATTCGATCGAACGCATCGAAATCGCCAAGGGCGCGCATTCGGCGCAATACGGCTCCGACGCCATGGGCGGTGTCGTCAACATCATCACCAAGCAGGGCGGCCCCTGCGCCGACGGCCGCGACAGCAGCGCCTCCATCACCACCGGCGTCAGCCATCCGTGGGGCGGAACCCTGTCCGGCAATTTGCGCGGCCGCAACGCGAGCGGCGTCGACTATTCGATCGGCGGCAGCGTCATCGGCACGCGCGGCTATGATTTCACCACGCCGACGGCCTGGGGCCACGAGCCGGACGATGACGGCTTCCTGCTCGGCTCGATAAACGCTTCGCTGTCGAAGCAGTTCGACTGGGGGCGCATCTATGGCGACGCGCTGATTTCGCGCAGCCGCGGCCAGTACGACGCCTCCTATCCCGACGCCAATGAAGTCGACACGACAAGTTTCGTCGGCAAACTGGGCGCCGAGATCAAACATGCCGAAGACTGGATCTCGACGATCGAACTGTCGAACTCCGTCGACCGCTCCCGCAATTTCCGCGACGGCGTGGCCGGCGACAGCCGTTTCAATTCCAGCCGCTACGGCATCTTCGCATCGACCCAGAAGGGTTTCGACACCGGCGCCATGTCGCATGTGCTGACCAGCGGCGTGGAGGCCTATCGCGAACAGGTGGATTCCACCGTCAAATTCGACGTGACCGCGCGTACGCTGGCGGCGGTGTTCAGCCAATACTCGCTATCATACGACGCGCTGACGATCGACAGCGGCATCCGCTATGACCACAACGGCCAATTTGGCGGCGCCACCACCTACAATGTCGGCGCGAGCTATGAAATCCTGCCCGACGTCACGTTGCGCTCATCCTATGCCACCGGCTTCAGGGCACCGAGCTTCAACGAGCTTTATTATCCGGGCTATTCCAACCCGGACCTCAAGCCGGAAAAATCCAAATCCTACGAAGTCGGGCTAAACTGGCGGGCGGGCGCCGACACCAGTCTCGACCTCGCCTTCTACCAGACCTGGCTGGCCGACGCGATCGCGTCCAATCCGCCGACTTATCGGCCCTTCAACGTGGCCAAGGCCCGCATCACCGGTTTCGAGGCGGCGCTCGACCACCGCTTCAACACTGAATGGGCCGGAAAGGTGACTGTCGATGTGCGCGAACCGCTCAACCAAGACAACGGCAAATACATCCCCTATCGCGACCGGTTCAAGGCGACGGCCGAGATCACCTATAGCCCGACCGAACAGCTCGATCTGACCGCCCGTCTGCTCTACGGCGCGGCGCGCTATGCCAACGCGGCCAACACGGTGAAACTGCCGGACTATGTGACGATGGACTTCACCGCGCTCTATGCGCTCGACGCCCGTTCGCAGGTGAAGTTCGCGGTCGAGAACCTGTTCGACGCCGAATATTCGACGGTGACGGATTATCGCGCGCCCGGCCGGACTTTCAATCTGAGCTTCACCCGGACATTCTGA
- a CDS encoding winged helix-turn-helix domain-containing protein, whose amino-acid sequence MESAIGVTDAFATIAEAEAALIAHPFDLVIIDRRLPDGDGLSLLPVLRRLRPRPATLVLTALDDPFDIASALDKGADEYVGKPFEPTELVARARAVLRRYSLDALGTTQIGNLVFDLNHRSASVGQKVLEIPRRELAILETLVRRAGRVVQRETLESSVYNINEDIESNALDSHVSRLRRRLREADCDAVIKSVRGIGYMLVSE is encoded by the coding sequence ATGGAAAGCGCGATCGGGGTGACCGACGCTTTTGCGACAATCGCGGAAGCCGAGGCGGCCTTGATCGCCCATCCGTTCGATCTGGTGATCATCGACCGCCGGCTTCCCGATGGCGACGGCCTTTCGCTGCTTCCGGTGCTGCGCCGGCTGCGGCCGCGGCCCGCCACCTTGGTCCTGACCGCGCTGGACGACCCTTTCGACATCGCATCGGCCCTGGACAAAGGGGCGGACGAATATGTCGGCAAACCCTTCGAGCCGACCGAGCTCGTCGCCCGCGCCCGCGCGGTCCTGCGCCGCTACAGCCTGGACGCGCTGGGCACCACGCAGATCGGCAATCTGGTGTTCGATCTCAACCACAGATCGGCGAGTGTGGGACAGAAAGTGCTGGAGATTCCGCGCCGCGAACTGGCCATACTGGAAACCCTGGTGAGGCGCGCGGGGCGCGTCGTCCAGCGCGAGACGCTGGAATCGTCCGTCTACAACATCAATGAAGACATCGAATCCAACGCCCTGGACTCGCATGTGAGCCGCCTGCGGCGGCGCCTGCGTGAAGCCGATTGCGACGCCGTGATCAAAAGCGTGCGCGGCATCGGCTACATGCTGGTGTCGGAATGA